One Methanocaldococcus infernus ME DNA segment encodes these proteins:
- a CDS encoding UPF0254 family protein: MITVGTAECFTHGQIGLTIHKASAGYPNIEYKFPEKIREVRVLTSMFIPSIYAAEKLLDISLPEPDFEYKYAKAYSEEKDLLVAKLMAKGLKEKLNLDIAIGTTAGVGRGAIAIITNKKEEVFTTDIYANLLTFENVLERQKRGIELGIKKIIEILKDW, from the coding sequence ATGATAACAGTGGGAACAGCTGAATGCTTTACCCATGGTCAGATAGGTTTAACCATACATAAAGCTTCTGCTGGCTATCCTAATATAGAATATAAATTCCCTGAAAAAATTAGAGAGGTTAGAGTTTTAACCTCAATGTTTATCCCCTCTATCTATGCTGCTGAAAAACTTTTAGATATCTCTCTCCCAGAGCCAGATTTTGAGTATAAGTATGCTAAGGCATACTCTGAAGAGAAAGACTTATTAGTGGCTAAGCTTATGGCTAAAGGTTTAAAAGAAAAGTTAAATCTTGACATAGCCATAGGAACAACTGCAGGAGTTGGTAGAGGAGCAATAGCCATAATAACCAATAAAAAAGAGGAAGTTTTTACAACAGATATTTATGCCAACCTCTTAACCTTTGAGAATGTCCTTGAGAGACAAAAGAGAGGAATAGAGTTAGGAATAAAAAAAATTATAGAGATATTAAAGGATTGGTAA
- the mfnF gene encoding (4-{4-[2-(gamma-L-glutamylamino)ethyl]phenoxymethyl}furan-2-yl)methanamine synthase, giving the protein MKIIGLDIGGANTKITILEGEKYKIDTHYLPMWKMKDKLVEVLKNYDADYVALVMTAELSDCYKTKKEGVEDIIDKVTSVFDNVYIFDVNGKFLTPEEAKKRYLEVSASNWMATAEFIKRFVSNNCILVDMGSTTTDIIPIKEGRVLAKKTDLDRLMNNQLLYVGALRTPLHFLARKIIFRGKLTNVASEYFAITADINYLLGKVKNYSCETPDGGGKDREGCLIRLSRVVCGDIEMIKEEELYSLAKEFYKKLVEMVREEVKIIFESYGLEEVVTVGLGEEILKEALREYRIKSIKELYDESVSLAMPSFSVAKLLKLTLLS; this is encoded by the coding sequence ATGAAAATTATAGGCTTAGATATTGGAGGAGCCAACACTAAGATAACTATTTTGGAAGGGGAGAAATATAAAATTGATACTCACTATTTACCAATGTGGAAGATGAAGGATAAGTTAGTAGAGGTTTTAAAAAATTATGATGCTGACTATGTAGCCTTAGTAATGACTGCAGAGCTTTCAGATTGCTATAAAACTAAGAAAGAAGGGGTTGAAGATATTATAGATAAAGTGACTTCAGTTTTTGACAATGTCTATATCTTTGATGTTAATGGCAAATTTTTAACTCCAGAGGAGGCTAAAAAAAGATACTTAGAGGTTTCAGCTTCAAACTGGATGGCTACAGCAGAATTTATTAAGAGATTTGTTTCTAACAACTGTATCTTAGTTGATATGGGATCAACCACCACTGACATCATTCCAATAAAAGAAGGAAGGGTTTTAGCTAAAAAAACAGATTTAGATAGATTGATGAATAACCAACTCTTATATGTTGGAGCTTTAAGAACTCCTCTACATTTCTTAGCAAGAAAAATAATATTTAGAGGAAAATTAACAAATGTGGCATCAGAATACTTTGCTATAACTGCTGATATCAACTATTTATTAGGGAAGGTTAAAAATTACAGCTGTGAAACTCCTGATGGTGGAGGGAAGGATAGAGAAGGTTGCTTAATAAGGTTATCAAGGGTTGTATGTGGAGACATTGAGATGATAAAAGAGGAAGAGCTCTATAGCTTAGCTAAAGAGTTCTATAAAAAATTGGTTGAGATGGTTAGAGAGGAAGTTAAAATCATCTTTGAGAGTTATGGGTTAGAAGAAGTTGTTACTGTAGGTTTAGGAGAAGAGATATTAAAAGAGGCTTTAAGGGAGTATAGGATAAAGTCTATAAAAGAGTTATATGATGAGAGTGTTTCCTTAGCCATGCCAAGTTTTTCAGTGGCTAAGTTGTTAAAACTTACTCTTCTTTCTTAG
- a CDS encoding 30S ribosomal protein S27ae yields the protein MTKGKKTAKYKYYKVEGDKVVRLKRFCPKCGPGVFLAEHLNRYSCGRCGYMEWKQPAKKEE from the coding sequence ATGACAAAGGGAAAGAAAACAGCAAAATACAAGTATTATAAAGTTGAGGGGGATAAAGTAGTTAGGTTAAAAAGATTCTGTCCTAAGTGTGGTCCTGGGGTGTTCTTAGCTGAGCATTTAAATAGATATTCCTGTGGAAGATGTGGATATATGGAGTGGAAACAACCAGCTAAGAAAGAAGAGTAA
- the cofH gene encoding 5-amino-6-(D-ribitylamino)uracil--L-tyrosine 4-hydroxyphenyl transferase CofH: MDLIKFKERGIKKREALDLFYEEDFYDILKFADQLRKEEVGDVVTYVVNRNINFTNICYCNCKFCAFHVPEEDEKAYFLDIKEIVKKAIEAKQLGCTEVCIQGGLHPKIDTYYQAEILKAIKERVDIHIHAFSPMEVYFAAENANLDVEEALKVLKESGLDSMPGTAAEILDDEVREKICPNKIKTKEWVYIIKKAHSLGIPTTSTMMYGHVEDYKDWVNHLFLLREIQEETKGFTEFVPLSFMYKLSPLYRDGKSRAGASGIEDLKVFAISRIIFYRVLKNIQASWVKLGKKLVQVSLRAGANDVGGTLIEENISKSAGATVSSMSIEEIKEMIRQVNLKPAQRDTLYKLIRYD, from the coding sequence ATGGATCTGATAAAATTTAAAGAGAGAGGGATTAAAAAGAGAGAAGCTTTAGATTTATTTTATGAGGAAGACTTTTATGACATTTTAAAATTTGCTGACCAACTGAGAAAGGAGGAGGTTGGAGATGTAGTTACTTATGTGGTTAATAGAAATATCAACTTCACAAACATCTGCTACTGTAACTGTAAGTTCTGTGCCTTCCATGTTCCTGAAGAGGATGAGAAAGCTTATTTCTTAGATATAAAGGAAATTGTTAAGAAAGCTATTGAAGCTAAACAACTGGGATGTACAGAGGTTTGTATCCAAGGAGGTTTACACCCTAAGATAGACACTTACTACCAAGCTGAGATTTTGAAGGCTATTAAGGAGAGAGTTGATATACATATACATGCCTTCTCTCCAATGGAGGTTTATTTTGCTGCTGAAAATGCTAATTTAGATGTTGAAGAGGCTCTTAAAGTATTAAAGGAGAGTGGCTTAGACAGCATGCCAGGAACAGCTGCTGAGATCTTAGATGATGAAGTTAGAGAAAAAATTTGTCCAAACAAGATAAAGACTAAAGAATGGGTTTATATTATAAAGAAAGCTCATTCCTTAGGAATTCCAACAACTTCCACTATGATGTATGGGCATGTTGAAGACTATAAAGATTGGGTCAATCATCTATTTTTATTAAGGGAGATTCAAGAGGAAACTAAGGGGTTTACTGAATTTGTTCCACTATCATTTATGTATAAACTTTCTCCACTCTACAGAGATGGGAAAAGTAGGGCTGGGGCAAGTGGGATAGAGGATTTAAAAGTCTTTGCAATTAGTAGAATAATCTTTTATAGAGTTTTAAAGAATATACAAGCCTCTTGGGTAAAGCTTGGGAAGAAGTTGGTTCAAGTATCCTTAAGAGCTGGGGCTAATGATGTAGGTGGAACCCTAATAGAGGAAAACATTTCCAAGAGTGCTGGGGCTACAGTATCATCAATGAGCATTGAAGAGATAAAAGAGATGATAAGGCAAGTTAATCTAAAGCCAGCTCAGAGAGATACTTTATATAAGTTGATAAGATATGATTGA
- the smc gene encoding chromosome segregation protein SMC: protein MLKRIELKNFKSFKSLSLEIPKGFTAIVGPNGSGKSNIVDAILFVLGKSSARKLRANKFSSLINYHKGRKAEYAEVTLFFESNGEEFGISRKVKKSGETAYYFIKNGEKRRLTKKEIIDFFRRLKLLGDNIISQGDLLNIINMSPIERRKIIDELSGVSEFDEKKKKAEEELKKARELIEIIDARISEVKSNLDRLKKEKEEAERYLELKQLLKEARYELTKKRIDYLNLEINNLKERIEKLEREKEEKIKKLKEIEEEIKKKKEEISKVLEKLKDSEVLDIYNKIKELELEIRHENEILKSLREENLRIKNEKEKLLNEKEKLREEIKLNEEAIEKNREKIKEIVKSSDMLRKEYLKINLSLKELEEGINKLREEKENLEKEIEKKREKLLKIKEKLNLIRTEIYKKELEIKNNLAKIEELKKEMKFEKIDTKDLYIELENLSIEISFLEKELRELKEKERKVKDEISKLNSEYLKEKAKIKALEEINLDKAIKEVLKLPGVIDIVGNLGKTKMKYKKAIEVAGGSRLKYVVTETTEDAIRAINYLKSKNLGRITFLPLDRIRGRKIEHIYEDGVVGRAIDLLSFSPEFQKVFEHVLGNTIIVENIDIAKELSKKYKARFVTLDGDVIEPSGALIGGSYIEKNLIKVDEEEKIKELELSILKKERELREIEERIEDLENRKRELERRKIRIEEKLRSIEEEERRRERIVEENRIKIKKLELRNKELEEEISKLREEEKNIDVEKLEKEIEELSKKKDEINKRIEELGVQEKINKLKEIEKKIVELNNEKLGLEKEIEKCKSLNKLLLERIKEIEEKIDELERKDKAIITNIGVYEDNIKKKELELMKLKERYEKISEKMKELNNKKRSLEEELRELEIKREELLREIRDIEKEINKLHIEKAKYESKLEEERKELYIQEETKVREEIKEKDIKELEFLISEIDKEIKALEPVNMRAIEDYNIIYERYKELLNKRESYEKEEKKYLDMVKEIEKKKREVFLKVFEKIAKNFEEVYREIGGVGKLRLENEEDPFSGGLLIDASPRGKKLLSLELMSGGEKSLAALAFLFAIQKLNPSSFYVLDEVDSALDVKNVSLIAEMIKNLSRESQFIVISHREQMISKADVVYGVYMEDGVSKVVGIKL, encoded by the coding sequence ATGCTAAAAAGGATAGAACTAAAAAACTTTAAATCTTTTAAATCTCTCTCTTTAGAGATCCCTAAGGGCTTTACAGCCATTGTAGGCCCTAATGGTAGTGGGAAGTCTAATATTGTTGATGCTATCCTCTTTGTTCTTGGGAAGAGCTCAGCAAGAAAGTTAAGGGCTAATAAGTTTAGTTCTTTAATTAACTATCATAAGGGAAGAAAGGCTGAGTATGCTGAAGTAACCCTATTCTTTGAATCTAATGGTGAAGAATTTGGAATTTCAAGAAAGGTTAAGAAGAGTGGAGAGACAGCTTACTATTTTATAAAAAATGGTGAGAAGAGAAGATTAACAAAGAAAGAAATTATAGACTTTTTTAGAAGGCTAAAGCTTTTAGGAGACAATATAATCTCTCAGGGAGATCTACTAAATATAATAAATATGTCTCCAATTGAGAGAAGGAAGATAATAGATGAGCTTAGTGGAGTCTCTGAATTTGATGAGAAGAAGAAGAAAGCTGAGGAAGAGCTAAAGAAAGCAAGAGAGTTAATAGAAATTATTGATGCAAGAATTTCAGAGGTTAAAAGTAACTTAGATAGGTTAAAGAAGGAGAAGGAAGAGGCTGAGAGATACTTAGAGTTAAAGCAACTTTTAAAAGAGGCGAGATATGAGCTAACAAAAAAGAGAATTGATTATTTAAATTTAGAGATAAATAATTTAAAAGAGAGAATAGAGAAACTTGAGAGGGAAAAGGAGGAGAAGATAAAAAAATTAAAGGAGATTGAGGAAGAAATTAAAAAGAAAAAAGAAGAGATAAGTAAAGTCTTAGAGAAATTAAAGGATAGTGAAGTATTGGACATCTACAATAAAATTAAAGAGCTTGAGCTTGAAATAAGACATGAGAATGAGATATTAAAGAGCTTAAGAGAGGAAAACCTTAGAATAAAGAATGAAAAGGAGAAACTCTTAAATGAAAAAGAGAAGTTGAGAGAAGAGATTAAACTTAATGAAGAAGCTATTGAAAAAAATAGAGAAAAGATTAAGGAGATTGTAAAGAGCTCAGATATGTTAAGGAAGGAATACTTAAAAATTAACCTTAGCCTTAAAGAGCTTGAAGAAGGAATAAACAAGTTGAGAGAAGAAAAAGAAAATTTGGAGAAAGAAATTGAGAAAAAAAGAGAAAAACTACTAAAGATAAAAGAAAAACTTAACCTAATAAGAACTGAGATTTATAAAAAAGAGCTTGAGATAAAGAATAACTTAGCTAAGATTGAAGAGCTAAAAAAGGAAATGAAGTTTGAAAAAATAGATACTAAAGATCTTTACATAGAGTTAGAGAACTTATCTATTGAAATATCCTTCTTAGAGAAAGAGTTAAGAGAGTTAAAAGAGAAAGAAAGAAAAGTTAAGGATGAGATTAGTAAGTTAAACTCAGAATATTTAAAGGAGAAGGCTAAGATAAAGGCTTTGGAAGAGATAAATCTTGATAAAGCTATTAAAGAGGTTCTAAAGCTTCCTGGGGTTATAGATATAGTTGGAAATCTTGGAAAGACTAAAATGAAGTATAAAAAAGCTATTGAAGTTGCTGGAGGTTCAAGGTTAAAGTATGTTGTAACAGAAACTACTGAAGATGCTATAAGGGCTATAAACTATTTAAAGTCTAAGAACCTTGGTAGGATAACATTTTTGCCACTTGATAGAATAAGAGGGAGGAAAATAGAGCATATCTATGAAGATGGAGTTGTTGGGAGGGCTATTGACTTACTCTCTTTTTCCCCAGAGTTTCAGAAGGTTTTTGAGCATGTTCTTGGAAATACTATTATAGTTGAAAATATTGATATTGCTAAAGAACTCTCTAAAAAATATAAGGCTAGATTTGTTACACTTGATGGAGATGTGATAGAGCCTTCTGGAGCCTTAATAGGAGGTAGCTATATAGAGAAGAACTTAATTAAGGTTGATGAAGAGGAGAAAATTAAAGAGCTTGAGCTAAGTATATTGAAGAAGGAGAGGGAGTTAAGGGAGATAGAAGAGAGAATAGAAGATCTTGAAAATAGAAAAAGAGAGTTAGAGAGAAGAAAAATAAGGATTGAGGAGAAGTTAAGAAGCATAGAAGAAGAAGAGAGAAGAAGAGAAAGAATAGTTGAAGAAAATAGAATTAAAATAAAAAAACTTGAGCTTAGAAATAAAGAGCTTGAAGAGGAAATAAGTAAATTAAGAGAAGAAGAGAAAAATATAGATGTAGAGAAGCTTGAAAAAGAGATAGAAGAGCTTAGTAAAAAGAAGGATGAGATAAATAAGAGAATAGAGGAACTTGGAGTTCAGGAGAAAATAAACAAGTTAAAAGAGATTGAGAAGAAAATAGTTGAGCTTAACAATGAGAAACTTGGTTTAGAAAAAGAAATTGAAAAATGTAAGAGCTTAAATAAATTATTATTAGAGAGAATAAAGGAAATTGAAGAGAAAATTGATGAGTTAGAGAGGAAGGATAAAGCTATTATAACAAATATAGGAGTTTATGAAGACAATATAAAAAAGAAAGAACTTGAGCTAATGAAGTTAAAAGAGAGGTATGAAAAAATCTCTGAAAAGATGAAAGAGCTTAATAATAAAAAGAGATCCTTAGAAGAAGAATTAAGAGAATTAGAAATTAAAAGAGAAGAACTCTTAAGGGAAATAAGAGATATAGAGAAAGAAATAAATAAGTTACATATAGAAAAGGCAAAATATGAGAGTAAGTTAGAGGAAGAAAGAAAAGAGCTTTACATTCAGGAGGAAACTAAAGTTAGGGAAGAGATTAAGGAGAAAGATATTAAAGAGCTTGAATTTCTCATTAGTGAGATAGATAAAGAGATTAAAGCCCTTGAGCCTGTCAATATGAGGGCTATTGAGGACTACAACATTATCTATGAAAGATACAAAGAGTTGCTTAACAAAAGAGAGAGTTATGAGAAAGAAGAGAAAAAATATTTGGATATGGTTAAAGAAATTGAAAAAAAGAAGAGAGAAGTTTTCTTAAAAGTTTTTGAGAAGATAGCTAAGAACTTTGAAGAAGTTTATAGGGAAATTGGTGGAGTGGGAAAACTTAGGTTAGAAAATGAGGAAGATCCTTTCAGTGGAGGCTTGTTAATAGATGCCTCACCAAGAGGAAAGAAGCTTTTAAGCTTAGAACTAATGAGTGGTGGAGAAAAAAGCTTAGCAGCCCTTGCCTTCCTCTTTGCCATCCAAAAGTTAAATCCTTCATCATTCTATGTTCTTGATGAGGTAGATTCAGCCTTAGATGTTAAAAATGTCTCACTGATAGCTGAAATGATAAAAAATTTATCAAGAGAGAGCCAATTTATTGTTATCAGCCATAGGGAACAGATGATTAGTAAGGCTGATGTTGTTTATGGAGTCTATATGGAAGATGGAGTTAGTAAAGTAGTAGGAATAAAATTATAA
- the spt4 gene encoding transcription elongation factor subunit Spt4, giving the protein MRACIKCKYLTEEKECPICKSPTSEKWIGLLIILDPEKSEIAKLLGIKVKGKYAISVKE; this is encoded by the coding sequence ATGAGAGCATGTATAAAGTGTAAATATCTTACAGAGGAAAAGGAGTGTCCTATCTGTAAGAGCCCAACAAGTGAGAAGTGGATAGGCTTGTTAATAATCTTAGACCCTGAAAAGTCAGAGATAGCTAAGCTGTTAGGAATAAAGGTTAAAGGAAAATATGCAATATCAGTTAAGGAGTAA
- the trpE gene encoding anthranilate synthase component I, whose amino-acid sequence MKILPLTVSPIKCYEYLEEENTFLLESGELTRESRYTIMGKAEGIVSMKDGKLRVKSFSEFSDQIKDLEGSYSCPLEALNLVRDRLKEKVNYKNLKDLRFKGGLVGYLSYDIVRYWIDLEEKEETIKFPDMEFFIVKDFIAFDLKGEKIYLVGEDERILEEAKKYKREYKVETNKIEFKSNVNKEKFMEMVERAKEYIYAGDIFQVVLSRKILFDCEGLDPFLIYKKVREINPSPYMYYLNFGERKIIGSSPEILVKTEMRGNKKYVITKPIAGTIRRGRDEKEDKELEKILLNDEKERAEHVMLVDLGRNDIGKISKFGTVKVTEFMKIEKYSHVQHIVSKVEGEIKDKYNSFMAVKATFPAGTLSGAPKVRAMEIINELEVDRRGPYGGGVGYFSWDDLMDLAITIRTYTISNNKGAIQVGAGIVSDSVPEKEWDETERKGMANVRAIRDLLC is encoded by the coding sequence ATGAAAATCTTGCCTTTAACTGTATCTCCAATAAAGTGTTATGAATATCTTGAAGAAGAAAATACTTTTCTCTTAGAATCTGGAGAATTAACAAGAGAATCAAGATACACAATTATGGGAAAAGCTGAAGGAATTGTTTCTATGAAGGATGGGAAGTTAAGAGTAAAGAGCTTTTCAGAGTTTTCTGATCAAATAAAGGATTTAGAAGGCTCCTATAGTTGTCCATTAGAAGCTTTAAATTTGGTTAGAGATAGGTTAAAAGAGAAAGTAAATTATAAAAATTTAAAAGATTTGAGATTTAAAGGAGGATTAGTTGGTTACTTAAGTTATGATATAGTTAGATACTGGATAGACTTGGAAGAGAAAGAAGAAACTATAAAGTTCCCAGATATGGAGTTTTTTATTGTTAAGGACTTTATAGCCTTTGATTTAAAGGGAGAGAAAATTTATTTAGTTGGTGAAGATGAAAGAATTTTAGAAGAGGCTAAGAAGTATAAGAGAGAGTATAAGGTAGAAACTAATAAAATAGAGTTTAAGAGCAATGTAAATAAAGAGAAATTTATGGAGATGGTTGAGAGAGCTAAAGAGTATATTTATGCTGGTGACATCTTTCAAGTAGTTTTATCAAGGAAAATTTTATTTGACTGTGAAGGATTAGATCCCTTCTTAATTTACAAAAAAGTTAGAGAAATTAACCCTTCTCCCTACATGTACTATTTAAACTTTGGAGAGAGGAAGATTATAGGCTCATCTCCTGAGATATTGGTTAAGACAGAGATGAGAGGAAATAAGAAGTATGTGATAACAAAGCCAATAGCTGGAACTATAAGAAGAGGAAGAGATGAAAAAGAAGATAAGGAGTTGGAGAAAATACTATTAAATGATGAAAAGGAGAGAGCTGAGCATGTCATGCTTGTTGACCTTGGTAGGAATGATATAGGAAAGATATCAAAATTTGGAACTGTGAAGGTTACTGAATTTATGAAGATTGAAAAGTATTCACATGTTCAACATATAGTTAGTAAGGTTGAGGGAGAAATTAAAGATAAATATAATTCCTTCATGGCTGTTAAGGCTACATTTCCAGCTGGTACATTAAGTGGAGCCCCTAAGGTTAGGGCTATGGAGATAATAAATGAGCTTGAAGTTGATAGAAGAGGACCTTATGGAGGAGGAGTTGGCTACTTTAGTTGGGATGATCTAATGGACTTAGCCATAACTATAAGAACCTACACCATCTCAAACAATAAAGGAGCTATACAAGTAGGAGCTGGAATTGTCTCTGACTCTGTTCCAGAGAAGGAGTGGGATGAAACTGAGAGGAAAGGAATGGCTAATGTAAGGGCAATAAGGGATTTACTATGCTAA
- the rpoE gene encoding DNA-directed RNA polymerase, translating to MYKILEVADVVRIPPSKFGSDLKETVKEILIEKYEGMLEKNLGFVLSIIDVKEIGEGRVIHGDGSAYHPVVFEALIYKPEIYELVEGEVVDVVDFGLFVRLGPLDGLVHVSQIMDDYVSYDPKREAIIGNETKKVVEVGDTVRARIVAISLKSDRKRGSKIALTMRQPGLGKMEWIEEEKKKEG from the coding sequence TTGTATAAAATTTTAGAAGTTGCAGATGTTGTTAGAATTCCTCCCTCAAAATTTGGAAGTGATCTAAAGGAAACAGTTAAAGAGATATTAATAGAGAAGTATGAGGGAATGTTAGAAAAAAACTTAGGGTTTGTCCTTTCTATAATTGATGTTAAGGAAATTGGGGAGGGAAGAGTGATACATGGAGATGGCTCAGCTTATCATCCTGTAGTATTTGAAGCTCTCATATATAAGCCAGAGATCTATGAGCTTGTTGAGGGGGAAGTTGTTGATGTTGTAGACTTTGGATTATTTGTTAGACTTGGCCCATTGGATGGCTTAGTTCATGTTTCTCAAATTATGGATGACTATGTTAGCTATGACCCAAAAAGAGAAGCTATTATAGGAAATGAGACTAAGAAGGTTGTTGAGGTAGGGGATACAGTTAGAGCAAGAATAGTGGCTATAAGCTTAAAGAGTGATAGAAAGAGAGGAAGTAAGATAGCTCTAACCATGAGACAGCCAGGGTTAGGAAAGATGGAGTGGATAGAAGAGGAGAAGAAAAAAGAGGGTTAA
- a CDS encoding 30S ribosomal protein S24e: protein MNIKIVSERYNPLAHRKEIRFIVDHEGATPTFKDVKLKLAAMLNVNKELLIVESIYQETGLQRVRGYAKVYDNEEFLKYFEREHIIRKNQLEEEQEQEG, encoded by the coding sequence ATGAACATAAAAATAGTTTCAGAGAGATACAACCCCTTAGCTCACAGAAAGGAGATAAGGTTTATAGTGGATCATGAAGGAGCAACTCCAACATTTAAGGATGTGAAGCTAAAGCTTGCAGCCATGTTAAATGTTAATAAAGAGTTGTTGATTGTTGAATCTATCTACCAAGAAACAGGATTACAGAGAGTTAGAGGCTATGCTAAGGTTTATGATAATGAAGAGTTTTTAAAGTACTTTGAGAGAGAGCATATAATAAGAAAGAACCAATTAGAAGAAGAACAAGAGCAAGAGGGATAA
- a CDS encoding DUF366 family protein gives MYGGNYMDIIILNDNKLNLKYTGKELSPLWAFKTFGTRKDSIVAFIGEMEVSKDNMKDLADVKKEFNIDYPIKSEKAINFIVEHFDTNNIKVAYLRQRLLVMMAKEVLNDFGVKVRREGDDLYIGDRKLSVSIASSGLVSHKIHLGLNVSSKGPEHVKVVGLEEFLNENEIKEVMKKIAHKYVGEVERIERDIRKTLPIL, from the coding sequence ATGTATGGAGGAAATTATATGGATATAATTATATTAAATGATAACAAGTTAAATTTAAAATACACTGGTAAAGAACTCTCTCCTTTATGGGCATTTAAGACATTTGGAACAAGGAAGGATAGTATAGTAGCTTTCATAGGGGAGATGGAAGTTAGTAAGGATAATATGAAAGACTTAGCAGATGTTAAGAAAGAGTTTAATATAGATTATCCAATAAAATCTGAGAAGGCTATAAACTTTATAGTTGAGCATTTTGATACAAACAATATAAAGGTTGCCTATCTTAGACAGAGGCTTTTAGTGATGATGGCTAAGGAAGTACTTAATGATTTTGGAGTTAAAGTAAGGAGAGAAGGAGATGATCTATACATTGGAGATAGAAAGTTATCTGTCTCTATAGCCTCTTCTGGGTTAGTGTCTCATAAGATACACTTAGGGCTTAATGTCTCTTCCAAAGGGCCTGAGCATGTAAAAGTTGTAGGTTTAGAAGAGTTTTTGAATGAAAATGAGATTAAGGAAGTGATGAAAAAGATAGCTCATAAGTATGTTGGAGAGGTTGAGAGAATAGAGAGAGATATTAGAAAAACCTTACCAATCCTTTAA
- a CDS encoding helix-turn-helix transcriptional regulator codes for MVKIKKIILILLFLLLPLSLGERLEHEIVNQKIYCNISYNNLAYENINILMKIKNDTETLYYYIPHKLDNLKVNSSINYSDLVIYYIGGYTKLELEFNKTLKKGELINISIKGICRDCIFWKDNYQFITSYLVAGNTTVKVVLPPGYILASDVITPSNYYITGNGKNQIIIWKFKNQEPSIVTFSFKYMYAPYSPPSSNTTKTKSNLILILASLLIASLLGVSLKFFKDKKDRDKELEKLKSLLNEKDLEIKKLTEEIKKKEEILNIVNGKVSKVEMEKEELKNQVNSLKNENEKLIKLISELSEEKEKLAEENKKLRERVIELEEEIKNYLTSRCKLIWDFLTEDERKIVEIIKEHGHITQKELIEITGMSKPKVSRIVSELQDRGIIIKEKIGRINKLTLSDEIKNNL; via the coding sequence GTGGTTAAAATAAAAAAGATTATACTAATTTTATTATTTTTATTGCTTCCTCTAAGTCTTGGAGAAAGATTAGAGCATGAAATAGTAAATCAAAAAATTTATTGTAATATATCTTACAACAATTTAGCATATGAAAATATAAATATACTTATGAAAATCAAGAATGATACAGAGACTCTCTATTATTATATTCCTCACAAACTTGACAACTTGAAGGTTAATAGCTCTATAAATTACTCAGATTTAGTAATTTACTATATTGGTGGCTACACTAAGTTAGAGCTTGAGTTTAACAAAACTTTAAAAAAAGGAGAACTTATAAATATTTCAATAAAAGGAATTTGTAGAGACTGTATATTTTGGAAAGATAATTATCAGTTTATTACAAGCTACTTAGTGGCTGGAAATACAACAGTTAAAGTTGTTCTTCCTCCTGGTTATATATTAGCAAGTGATGTTATTACTCCAAGTAATTACTATATAACAGGAAATGGGAAGAATCAGATAATTATTTGGAAATTTAAAAATCAAGAGCCAAGTATAGTAACTTTTTCATTTAAATATATGTACGCTCCTTACTCTCCTCCAAGTAGCAATACAACAAAAACTAAAAGTAACTTAATTTTAATTTTAGCTTCACTTCTTATAGCCTCTTTATTAGGAGTTAGCTTAAAGTTCTTTAAAGATAAGAAAGATAGAGATAAGGAATTAGAGAAGTTAAAAAGTCTCTTAAATGAGAAAGATCTTGAAATAAAAAAGTTGACTGAAGAAATAAAAAAGAAGGAAGAGATCTTAAATATAGTTAATGGGAAAGTCTCTAAGGTTGAGATGGAAAAAGAAGAGCTTAAGAATCAAGTTAATTCATTAAAGAATGAAAATGAGAAATTAATAAAGTTAATAAGTGAGTTGAGTGAGGAGAAAGAGAAGTTAGCTGAAGAGAATAAAAAGCTAAGAGAGAGAGTTATTGAACTTGAGGAGGAGATTAAAAATTACCTAACTTCAAGGTGTAAGTTAATATGGGACTTCCTAACTGAAGATGAGAGGAAGATAGTTGAGATTATTAAAGAACATGGGCATATAACTCAGAAAGAGTTAATAGAGATTACTGGCATGTCCAAGCCAAAGGTTTCAAGGATAGTTTCTGAGCTACAGGATAGGGGGATAATTATTAAGGAGAAGATTGGAAGGATTAACAAATTAACATTATCAGATGAAATAAAGAATAACTTATAA